Below is a genomic region from Gemmatimonadota bacterium.
CGTCTTGCCCAATGCCATGGTGGCAACACTGACCTTCTTGCCCTTTGTGCTCGTGGGATCTGTCACGGTATTGACCTCGCTGGACTTTCTCGGTTTTGGCCTACCGCCCCCCTCTCCCTCTCTGGGAGAATTGCTCAATCAGGGCAAGCGCAATTTACAGGCCCCCTGGCTGGGACTATCTGGATTTTTTATTCTGGCAATTATGCTATCGCTACTCGTATTTATCGGCGAGGCCGTGCGCGATGCGTTTGATGTGCGCAAGACCCTGTCGCAAACGGAGGGCAAGAGCGCGTGAGCTTGCTATACGTTCAAAATTTGGGCGTGCATTTCCAGCTCGAAGACCAGGTCGTCGAAGCTGTGCGCGGCATATCGTTTCACATTGAAAAAGGTGAAACCGTCGCACTGGTAGGCGAATCGGGATCGGGCAAATCCGTCTCGGCACTTTCCGTAATGCAATTGCTACCCTATCCGCGCGCCTCGCATCCACACGGCAACGTACAATTTGACGGAGAGGAAATGCTGGGCGCGCCGCAAGAGCGACTGCAACAACTGCGCGGCGACCGCATTGCGATGATTTTTCAAGAGCCGATGACCTCGCTGAATCCGCTGCATACCATTGAAAAACAAATCGGCGAAACCCTGATGTTGCACCGCAAAATGACGCGAGAGCAAGCGCGAGAACACACGATAGACTTATTGCAAAAAGTACACTTGCCCGATCCCGAAACGCGCCTCAAATCCTATCCCCACCAGCTATCGGGCGGCCAGCGGCAACGCGTAATGATCGCCATGGCCCTGGCCAATGAGCCGGATTTGCTCATTGCCGATGAACCTACAACTGCGCTGGATGTGACGATTCAGGCACAAATTTTGAAATTGCTCAAATCACTGCAAGACGAATTTGGCATGGCGATTTTGCTCATCACACACGACCTGACAATCGTTCGGCATGTGTCAGATCGCGTCTATGTAATGACACAGGGAAAAATTGTAGAAGAGGGAGACACCACACGCATCTTCGATCAGCCGCAACATACCTATACACAAAAACTTCTAAATGCACAGCCAAAGGGAACAGCATCCGCGCTGAACGGATCGGCTCCCATTGTAGTCGAGGCGGATAATCTGAAAGTGTGGTTCCCCATTCAGCGGGGATTTTTGCGGCGAACCATCGGGCATATAAAAGCCGTAGATGGGATTTCAGTAACCATTCGCGCCGGGCATACCGTCGGCGTTGTCGGCGAGTCCGGCTCGGGCAAAACAACACTGGGATTGGCCCTCTTGCGATTGCTGAGCAGCCAGGGACCAATTGAGTTTAACGGACAGGGCATTCAGAACCTGCCGAGCAAGACCCTGCGCCCCTTAAGACGAGAGATGCAAATTGTTTTTCAAGACCCCTTCGGGTCCTTAAGCCCGCGCCTATCGGTCTTTCACATTATCGCCGAGGGATTGCGGGTTCACAACATGGGAGACAGCGATCACAAACGCCGAGACCTCGTAGCAGAAATAATGGATGAAGTAGGGCTTGAACCCGAAATGATGGATCGGTTTCCACATGAGTTTTCAGGCGGCCAACGGCAGCGCATTGCCATTGCGCGCGCCATGGTATTGCGCCCCCGATTTGTGGTCCTGGACGAACCCACAAGCGCGCTGGACATGACCGTGCAGTCGCAAATTATCGACTTGCTTCGGCGCTTGCAAAAAGATCACGATCTGGCTTATTTATTTATCAGCCACGACTTGCGGGTCGTGCGCGCACTCGCCAATGAACTCGTCGTAATGAAGGACGGCGTCGTTGTAGAACACGGCGCAACAGAAACCGTATTTGCAAATCCACAAACGGATTACACGCGAGAATTGATCACAGCGGCATTTGATATTGATGTTGTTGAAGGGGACGGATGAAAGGCTTTAGGAACGATGATCGGAATACCACCAATTCCACCCAATGATTGTCCCTGTGCCGTTATAAATCCATGATCTTAATGAGATGTCGTCTCTCTGCCTCCCAGGAGAAATTTTCCTTTGCACATAGCCAGCTATTCCGCCCTAATTTTTTACGCATTGTGGAGTCGTTGTATAAATCAATAATACAATGAGCCATACTGTTTTCATCTCCTTCATTTACCAGATAACCATTTACGCTAGAAATTACTGCTTCTGGAATGCCCGCATGTTTTGAAGTAACAACAGGTAATCCATTTGCCATGGCTTCCAATATAGCGACCGGTAGGCCTTCCTCATTGCCCGTTTTGGAATCAGTAACGCTGTGTTGTAAAAACATCCCCGCTTTTTTCATCAGGTCTAAAACGAAATCATTTGGTTGACTGCCATGAAGTGTAATTTTATCAGAAAGTTGATTTCTCTCAACATAATCTTCCACGGCAGAAAATAATACCCCATCACCGATAAAATCCAAATGGAGATTTGGACATTCAAGACTTGCCTTCTCAAATGCCCTGATCGTAATTAACGGTGCTTTTTTGGGTACCATCCGCCCCACTGCGAGACAGGTCACTCGCTCCGAATTTCTCTGGCAATAAGCATCAGGAACATCAATCCCATAAGGAACCACTTTGATCAGACCTGGTTCTAAACCGATGTCAATAAGTCGATTTCTGCTAAATTCACTTACCGTTATGATTCCTGCTGCACCATTGTATGCAAGATATGCTTTTCGCCACATCGGGTCTTCAAGACGCTCTGACATATCATACCCATGTGAATGGACATAAAATGGTATCCCCATGTCTCGCACGATTTCAAAAATGGGCAATGAGACATCTAAAAATTCGCCCATCATCACTTCAACGCCGTGAAAAGTCGTAAATTGACGGATTGTCTGCGAAAAAGCAGCAATTTTTCTCTTCTTTTCAAACCGTGGCAGAGAGATTCCACTGAGAATGAGGGTTGGGCATGATGTTTCCCAATATTTCGCCTTTCTGATCGCATGGGCTAAAACAATCGTTTGTCCGGGCAATAATCTTTCTATGTGCTTGCGAATAAAGGTTTCTGAATAAGCACCTATTCTGGGTGTAAAAATAGCCAGTGGATAAGCCATGTGACAAACCTGATGGTTTTAAGTGGAATAGAATTTAGAAAGAGGCAGGAACAGGATAATCTCTCGGGTTTTCTGGCAATTTTTTATGTTCAACTCTCCGTTTCCTCCGCCATTCCATATAGAGAATAGTAAACTTTGTTTAGTTTCATTAATTCAGCATGCGTTCCTTGTTCAACAATCGTATTTTCATCAATCACCACTATTTGATGGGCATTCTTAATTGTAGATAATCGGTGTGAAATAATAATGGTGGTATAATCTGTGCGTTCTTTCCCCAATGCAGTATAAATTTTCCTCTCAGATTCGGTATCTAGTGCTGATGTCGCTTCATCTAAAATCAATATTGGTGCATTCAACAGAACGGCTCGAGCAAGTACTACTCTTTGCTTTTGGCCCTGGGATAACTGAACACCGCGTTCTCCTACCTGAGTATCATAGCCTTCGGAAAGTGCCTGAATAAATTCATGTGCGTCAGCAATTTTGGCGGCTTCTTCGATACGCCACATTGGACATTGTGTGCGTCCAATAGCTATATTTTCTTTTATCGTCCCATAAAATAAGAATGGGTCTTGTTGTACAAAGCCAATCTGTTTTCTCAGCGAAGAAAGGCTGACTTGTTCAATTTTTTGGTTGTCAATAGTAATTGTTCCAGCCTGTGGATCATATAGCCGCGGGATGAGTTGGACTAAGGTCGTCTTTCCATTTCCACTCTTACCTACCACTGCCGTGATACAGCCTGCTTGAAACGCCAGAGATATATTTTTCAGTACCAATTCATCTTTGTAGGCAAAGGTGACCTGATTGAAAACGATTGAACCCTTTGTGATAATGAGAGGGTCAAGTTTGGGGTCGTTGTATATATTTGGACGAAGGTCATAGATGTCCGTAAATCTTTGAATATGAACAAGAACTTCCCGGTAATTTATCAATAGGCTCATCATCCCTTGCATAGGTGCTGACAAATAGCCTACATATGCAGTAAATGCCAGGTAACTACCCAATGTCAAGTGACCAGATAGGATCTGGATCC
It encodes:
- a CDS encoding ABC transporter ATP-binding protein, encoding MSLLYVQNLGVHFQLEDQVVEAVRGISFHIEKGETVALVGESGSGKSVSALSVMQLLPYPRASHPHGNVQFDGEEMLGAPQERLQQLRGDRIAMIFQEPMTSLNPLHTIEKQIGETLMLHRKMTREQAREHTIDLLQKVHLPDPETRLKSYPHQLSGGQRQRVMIAMALANEPDLLIADEPTTALDVTIQAQILKLLKSLQDEFGMAILLITHDLTIVRHVSDRVYVMTQGKIVEEGDTTRIFDQPQHTYTQKLLNAQPKGTASALNGSAPIVVEADNLKVWFPIQRGFLRRTIGHIKAVDGISVTIRAGHTVGVVGESGSGKTTLGLALLRLLSSQGPIEFNGQGIQNLPSKTLRPLRREMQIVFQDPFGSLSPRLSVFHIIAEGLRVHNMGDSDHKRRDLVAEIMDEVGLEPEMMDRFPHEFSGGQRQRIAIARAMVLRPRFVVLDEPTSALDMTVQSQIIDLLRRLQKDHDLAYLFISHDLRVVRALANELVVMKDGVVVEHGATETVFANPQTDYTRELITAAFDIDVVEGDG
- a CDS encoding glycosyltransferase family 4 protein, whose protein sequence is MAYPLAIFTPRIGAYSETFIRKHIERLLPGQTIVLAHAIRKAKYWETSCPTLILSGISLPRFEKKRKIAAFSQTIRQFTTFHGVEVMMGEFLDVSLPIFEIVRDMGIPFYVHSHGYDMSERLEDPMWRKAYLAYNGAAGIITVSEFSRNRLIDIGLEPGLIKVVPYGIDVPDAYCQRNSERVTCLAVGRMVPKKAPLITIRAFEKASLECPNLHLDFIGDGVLFSAVEDYVERNQLSDKITLHGSQPNDFVLDLMKKAGMFLQHSVTDSKTGNEEGLPVAILEAMANGLPVVTSKHAGIPEAVISSVNGYLVNEGDENSMAHCIIDLYNDSTMRKKLGRNSWLCAKENFSWEAERRHLIKIMDL
- a CDS encoding peptidase domain-containing ABC transporter, with product MAREFWKIVEMLRGHRRMIAQSIGVNLFMILISLLPPYLTKILIDNVYPNQDEHLLYIVLILTVLISIFSGFISFINGYFVHNLNMRLALKTGLEFYRHIGTLNFSFFDQRKVGEIMSRESDALSSISGVLVIINTAFQSLFTLLIFPPILIYINWKLALLSIAVLPIDVIMSWYMSKFSANRTRILAEKSAEVSAKRIEYISGIRTIQALGIENFIFGRIKNLTVETAGIRLNTYAWQGTASFFLSSAHAVGAFIYSIYGWIQILSGHLTLGSYLAFTAYVGYLSAPMQGMMSLLINYREVLVHIQRFTDIYDLRPNIYNDPKLDPLIITKGSIVFNQVTFAYKDELVLKNISLAFQAGCITAVVGKSGNGKTTLVQLIPRLYDPQAGTITIDNQKIEQVSLSSLRKQIGFVQQDPFLFYGTIKENIAIGRTQCPMWRIEEAAKIADAHEFIQALSEGYDTQVGERGVQLSQGQKQRVVLARAVLLNAPILILDEATSALDTESERKIYTALGKERTDYTTIIISHRLSTIKNAHQIVVIDENTIVEQGTHAELMKLNKVYYSLYGMAEETES